The following coding sequences lie in one Anoplolepis gracilipes chromosome 4, ASM4749672v1, whole genome shotgun sequence genomic window:
- the Para gene encoding sodium voltage-gated channel paralytic isoform X20 produces MSEDSDSISEEERSLFRPFTRESLAAIEARIAEEEARQRELQQRRAEGEVRYDDEDEDEGPQPDPMFEQGGPIPVRMHNDFPPELASTPLEDIDSFYHNQRTFVVISKGKDIFRFSATDAMWMLDPFNPIRRVAIYILVHPLFSLFIITTILVNCILMIMPTTPTIESTEVIFTGIYTFESAVKVMARGFILQPFTYLRDAWNWLDFVVIALAYVTMGIDLGNLAALRTFRVLRALKTVAIVPGLKTIVGAVIESVKNLRDVIILTMFSLSVFALMGLQIYMGVLTQKCIKNFPEDGSWGNFTAENWERFNSNSSNWYVDEAKNMPLCGNSSGAGQCLPGYTCLQGYGENPNYGYTSFDTFGWALLSAFRLMTQDYWENLYQLVLRSAGPWHMLFFIVIIFLGSFYLVNLILAIVAMSYDELQKKAEEEEAAEEEAMREAEEAALAKENKAAAKEAAREAAAAAREAAAVAAEQIVKSPSDFSCHSYELFVGQEKGNDDNNKEKMSIRSIESVSDQRHIKQINNNHSAANKVRKVSAASLSLPGSPFNLRRSSRGSHQFTIRNGRGRCFVPPGGDRKPLVLSTYLDAQEHLPYADDSNAVTPMSEENGTIVVPVYYANLGSRHSSYTSHASRLSYTSHGDLAFPGIRGIDSIGKQITKQEQILRNRTNKQTTPANGHVTDTNQKSYHFETDLEDPMGKTKQQDNPFIEPSQQHTVVDMKDVMVLNDIIEQAAGRQSQTPEQGDDDEEGPTFKDKLLAGMFRCIDIFCVWDCCWLWLEFQKYVSLLVFDPFVELFITLCIVVNTLFMALDHHDMDKDMERVLKSGNYFFTATFGIEATLKLIAMSPKYYFQEGWNIFDFIIVALSLLELGLEGVQGLSVLRSFRLLRVFKLAKSWPTLNLLISIMGRTVGALGNLTFVLCIIIFIFAVMGMQLFGKNYIDNVHYFPDEELPRWNFTDFMHSFMIVFRVLCGEWIESMWDCMLVGDVSCIPFFLATVVIGNLVVLNLFLALLLSNFGSSNLSAPTADNDTNKIAEAIDRIARFIKWIKRNILYIAKLMRAKLTNQISDQAPGEGPSNSWKEDGIDRDGDLDLADGELDAYRDKKSAKELNQLEVAIGDGMEFTIHGDLKNKLKRGKLCMNNTKVIANSINHHDYRLDNDYINQNEDDTISNKSYGSHKNRAFKDESHKGSMDSLNGEEKKDASKEDLEQEEDLEDEGEEGDELDVDIIHADEDPIQSNYPSDCCPENCYKKFPFLAGDDDAPFWQGWANLRLKTFRLIENKYFETAVITMILLSSLALALEDVHLQQRPVLQDILYYMDRIFTVIFFLEMLIKWLALGFRKYFTNAWCWLDFIIVMVSLINFVASLCGAGGIQAFKTMRTLRALRPLRAMSRMQGMRVVVNALVQAIPSIFNVLLVCLIFWLIFAIMGVQLFAGKYYKCVDVNKTTLSYEIIPDRNACFAENYTWENSPMNFDHVGKAYLCLFQVATFKGWIQIMNDAIDSREVGKQPIRETNIYMYLYFVFFIIFGSFFTLNLFIGVIIDNFNEQKKKAGGSLEMFMTEDQKKYYNAMKKMGNKKPLKAIPRPRWRPQAIVFEIVTDKKFDMIIMLFIGLNMLTMTLDHYQQTATFSNVLDYLNMIFIVIFTSECLMKIFALRYHYFKEPWNLFDFVVVILSILGLVLSDIIEKYFVSPTLLRVVRVAKVGRVLRLVKGAKGIRTLLFALAMSLPALFNICLLLFLVMFIFAIFGMSFFMHVKDKSGLDDVYNFKTFGQSMILLFQMSTSAGWDGVLDGIINEEDCQEPNNEIGYPGNCGSSTIGIAYLLSYLVISFLIVINMYIAVILENYSQATEDVQEGLTDDDYDMYYEIWQQFDPDGTQYIRYDQLSEFLDVLEPPLQIHKPNKYKIVSMDIPICKGDLMFCVDILDALTKDFFARKGNPIEETGDLGEVQARPDEVGYEPVSSTLWRQREEYCARLIQNAWRKHKQQRLGGPSEESDDPDTDLCVRQTKVLVESDGYVTKNGHRVVIHSRSPSVTSRTADV; encoded by the exons GTACGATAtgacgacgaggacgaggacgaagGTCCTCAGCCGGATCCGATGTTCGAGCAGGGAGGGCCGATTCCGGTCCGAATGCACAACGACTTTCCACCCGAGTTGGCCTCCACACCTCTCGAGGATATCGATAGCTTCTACCACAATCAAAGG ACCTTCGTCGTCATTAGCAAAGGAAAGGACATATTCAGGTTTTCAGCAACGGACGCGATGTGGATGCTCGATCCGTTCAACCCAATACGGCGTGTGGCCATTTACATATTGGTTCACCCGCTCTTTTCCCTTTTCATCATCACCACGATATTGGTTAACTGTATACTTATGATCATGCCCACTACGCCCACCATCGAGTCCACCGA AGTGATATTTACGGGCATCTACACATTTGAGTCCGCCGTTAAGGTGATGGCGAGGGGTTTCATTCTGCAGCCTTTTACCTATCTTAGAGATGCATGGAATTGGCTCGACTTCGTAGTTATAGCTTTAGC TTATGTGACGATGGGCATAGATCTAGGCAACCTTGCCGCTCTCAGGACATTTCGAGTCCTCCGAGCCTTGAAGACTGTCGCTATTGTACCAG GTCTGAAAACCATTGTCGGCGCTGTGATAGAATCCGTGAAGAACCTGCGCGATGTGATAATCCTGACGATGTTCTCCCTCTCCGTCTTTGCGCTTATGGGCCTTCAGATTTACATGGGGGTCCTCACGCAAAAGTGTATAAAAAACTTTCCTGAGGACGGCTCCTGGGGTAATTTCACCGCCGAGAATTGGGAGCGATTCAATAGTAACTCAA GTAATTGGTACGTGGACGAGGCCAAAAATATGCCCTTATGCGGAAATTCATCGGGGGCGGG GCAGTGCCTTCCCGGCTACACGTGTTTACAAGGATATGGCGAGAATCCGAATTACGGTTACACGAGCTTCGATACTTTCGGCTGGGCGTTGCTCTCCGCTTTCCGTCTCATGACTCAGGATTATTGGGAAAATCTGTATCAACTGGTATTGAGATCAGCTGGACCGTGGCACATGCTCTTCTTCATCGTCATCATCTTCCTCGGATCCTTCTATCTCGTCAACTTGATTCTCGCTATTGTCGCGATGTCGTACGACGAGTTGCAAAAGAAGGCCGAAGAGGAAGAGGCTGCCGAGGAAGAAGCTATGAGA GAAGCCGAGGAAGCTGCACTGGCGAAGGAGAACAAGGCTGCAGCAAAAGAGGCAGCACGAGAGGCCGCCGCAGCCGCGAGGGAAGCCGCAGCGGTGGCTGCCGAACAGATTGTCAAGTCCCCATCGGATTTTTCGTGTCACAGTTACGAGCTGTTCGTCGGCCAGGAGAAGGGTAACGACGACAACAACAAGGAGAAGATGAGCATACGTTCAATCGAGTCCGTCAGCGATCAGAGGCACATCAAGCAGATCAACAACAACCACAGCGCTGCCAATAAAGTGCGAAAAGTCAGCGCC GCGAGCCTGAGCCTACCCGGCTCACCGTTCAATCTGCGACGCAGCAGCCGTGGCAGCCACCAATTTACAATACGCAATGGTCGCGGTCGATGCTTCGTCCCCCCGGGCGGTGACCGGAAGCCCCTCGTGCTGTCAACGTACCTGGACGCCCAGGAGCATCTACCCTACGCCGACGACTCGAACGCGGTCACGCCTATGTCCGAGGAGAACGGCACGATCGTGGTGCCGGTGTACTATGCGAATCTCGGCTCCCGTCACTCGTCGTACACCTCCCACGCCTCGCGGCTCTCCTACACGTCCCACGGCGACCTGGCGTTCCCCGGTATCCGCGGCATCGACAGCATCGGCAAACAGATCACCAAGCAGGAGCAGATCCTCAGGAATCGCACCAACAAACAGACGACGCCTGCCAACGGCCATGTTACCGACACCAATCAGAAGTCCTATCACTTT GAAACCGATCTGGAGGATCCCATGGGCAAGACCAAGCAACAAGACAATCCGTTTATCGAGCCGTCTCAGCAGCACACGGTGGTCGACATGAAGG ACGTGATGGTGTTAAACGACATCATCGAGCAGGCTGCCGGTCGCCAGAGTCAGACGCCGGAGCAAGGAG ACGACGATGAAGAAGGGCCTACGTTCAAGGACAAGTTATTGGCCGGAATGTTCCGTTGTATCGACATCTTTTGCGTCTGGGACTGCTGCTGGCTCTGGCTCGAGTTTCAAAAGTACGTGTCCTTGTTGGTCTTTGATCCGTTCGTAGAACTCTTCATCACGCTCTGCATCGTCGTCAATACGCTCTTCATGGCGTTGGATCACCACGATATGGACAAAGATATGGAGAGAGTTCTCAAATCTGGCAATTAC TTCTTCACCGCAACATTCGGTATCGAAGCCACTCTGAAGTTGATAGCGATGAgtccaaaatattattttcaagaagGCTGGAACATCTTTGACTTTATAATCGTCGCTCTTTCACTTCTGGAGTTGGGTCTGGAAGGTGTACAAGGTCTATCGGTATTACGATCATTCAGATTG CTAAGAGTGTTCAAGTTGGCTAAATCGTGGCCTACGCTGAATCTGCTAATCTCCATCATGGGCAGAACGGTGGGTGCGCTGGGTAATTTGACGTTCGTATTGTGCATCATTATCTTCATCTTCGCCGTGATGGGTATGCAGCTTTTCGGCAAGAATTACATCGACAACGTTCACTACTTCCCGGACGAGGAGTTGCCCAGATGGAACTTTACCGATTTCATGCACTCTTTCATGATCGTTTTCCGAGTACTATGCGGAGAGTGGATTGAGTCTATGTGGGATTGCATGCTGGTGGGCGATGTCTCTTGTATACCATTCTTCTTAGCTACCGTCGTCATCGGTAACTTGGTC GTCCTGAACCTCTTCTTAGCTCTGTTGCTCAGCAACTTTGGCTCGTCAAATCTGTCAGCCCCGACCGCGGACAACGACACGAACAAGATCGCGGAGGCGATCGATCGCATAGCGCGTTTCATTAAGTGGATCAAGCgaaatattctttacattGCTAAATTGATGCGAGCCAAACTCACCAATCAGATATCCGATCAGGCGCCAGGTGAGGGACCGTCCAACAGTTGGAAAGAAG ATGGGATTGATCGCGATGGGGACCTAGATCTTGCAGATGGCGAATTGGATGCGTACAGAGACAAGAAGAGCGCCAAAGAGCTCAACCAGCTTGAAGTAGCCATTGGCGATGGGATGGAGTTCACCATTCACG GAGATTTGAAGAACAAGCTGAAGAGAGGCAAGCTGTGCATGAACAATACAAAGGTTATCGCGAATTCAATTAATCACCACGATTATAGACTCGACAACGATTATATTAATCAGAACGAGGATGACACCATCAG TAATAAATCATACGGCAGCCACAAAAACCGGGCATTTAAGGACGAAAGTCACAAAGGCAGTATGGACTCGTTGAATGGCGAGGAGAAGAAAGATGCCAGCAAAGAAGATTTGGAGCAGGAAGAAG ATCTAGAAGACGAGGGCGAAGAAGGTGACGAGCTCGACGTCGACATCATACACGCGGACGAAGATCCCATTCAATCGAATTATCCTTCCGACTGCTGTCCGGAAAATTGCTACAAGAAATTCCCATTCCTGGCCGGTGATGACGACGCTCCGTTTTGGCAAGGTTGGGCGAACCTGCGATTAAAGACCTTCCGGCTGATCGAGAACAAGTACTTCGAGACTGCCGTCATCACCATGATCCTTCTGAGTAGCTTGGCCTTG GCTTTGGAGGACGTTCATCTGCAACAACGACCTGTCCTACAGGACATATTGTATTACATGGACCGAATATTCACTGTGATATTCTTCCTCGAGATGTTGATCAAGTGGCTGGCTCTAGGATTTAGGAAGTATTTCACAAACGCCTGGTGCTGGCTCGACTTCATCATCGTCATG GTATCGCTCATTAACTTCGTAGCGTCGCTCTGTGGCGCTGGCGGGATTCAAGCCTTCAAAACAATGCGGACCCTAAGGGCCCTAAGGCCGCTCAGGGCGATGTCTAGAATGCAGGGGATGCGG GTAGTCGTTAATGCCTTGGTCCAAGCCATTCCATCTATCTTCAACGTGTTGCTGGTATGCCTTATTTTCTGGCTTATATTCGCTATCATGGGAGTACAGCTATTCGCTGGCAAATATTACAAG TGCGTCGACGTGAACAAGACGACACTCAGCTACGAGATAATACCAGATCGGAACGCCTGCTTCGCAGAGAATTACACGTGGGAGAACTCACCAATGAATTTCGATCACGTCGGGAAAGCATATCTGTGCCTATTCCAAGTGGCGACTTTCAAAGGGTGGATCCAAATCATGAATGACGCGATCGATTCCAGGGAG gTCGGCAAGCAGCCGATTCGCGAAACAAACATTTACATGTACCTCTACTTCgtgtttttcattatatttggATCGTTTTTTACCCTCAACCTATTCATTGGTGTGATCATCGACAACTTTAACGAGCAAAAGAAGAAGGCTGGCGGATCCCTCGAGATGTTCATGACAGAAGATCAGAAGAAATATTACAACGCCATGAAGAAAATGGGCAATAAGAAGCCTCTGAAAGCCATTCCTCGACCGAgg TGGCGACCGCAGGCGATAGTGTTTGAAATAGTGACGGACAAAAAGTTCGATATGATAATCATGCTGTTCATTGGGCTAAACATGCTCACGATGACGTTGGACCATTATCAACAAACCGCAACGTTCAGCAATGTTCTGGACTATCTCAACATGATATTCATTGTGATATTCACCAGCGAGTGTCTCATGAAGATCTTCGCTCTGCGCTACCACTACTTCAAGGAGCCATGGAACCTCTTTGATTTTGTTGTTgttatattgtcaatattag GTCTGGTGCTCAGCgacattattgaaaaatatttcgtatcgCCGACTTTGCTTCGTGTAGTGAGAGTGGCGAAGGTCGGTCGTGTGCTTCGACTCGTGAAAGGTGCCAAGGGTATCCGAACTCTTCTCTTCGCCCTGGCGATGTCGTTGCCGGCCCTCTTTAATATTTGCCTACTGCTGTTTTTGGTGATGTTTATCTTCGCGATATTCGGAATGTCTTTCTTCATGCACGTCAAAGACAAGAGCGGACTCGACGACGTGTACAATTTCAAAACGTTTGGACAGTCCATGATACTGCTATTTCAG atGTCGACATCGGCCGGTTGGGACGGTGTTCTCGACGGTATAATAAACGAGGAGGACTGCCAGGAGCCGAACAACGAGATCGGCTACCCGGGCAACTGCGGCTCCTCGACGATCGGGATCGCTTATCTGCTCTCGTATCTCGTCATCAGCTTCCTGATCGTCATCAACATGTACATCGCCGTGATTCTCGAGAATTACTCGCAGGCCACCGAAGACGTGCAGGAGGGCCTGACGGACGACGACTATGACATGTACTACGAGATTTGGCAGCAGTTCGATCCGGACGGCACGCAGTACATCAGATACGACCAGCTGTCGGAGTTTCTTGATGTATTGGAACCCCCGTTGCAGATACATAAGCCCAATAAATACAAGATCGTGTCGATGGATATCCCCATATGTAAGGGTGACCTTATGTTTTGCGTGGATATCCTCGACGCCCTCACCAAGGACTTTTTCGCACGGAAGGGAAATCCAATCGAAGAGACGGGCGATTTAGGCGAGGTCCAGGCACGGCCCGACGAAGTCGGCTACGAGCCGGTCTCATCCACCCTGTGGCGGCAGCGCGAGGAATATTGCGCTCGTCTTATACAGAATGCCTGGAGGAAGCACAAGCAGCAACGGCTTGGCGGGCCGAGCGAGGAGAGCGACGATCCGGACACGGATCTGTGCGTACGGCAGACCAAGGTGCTGGTCGAGAGCGACGGTTACGTCACGAAGAACGGTCATCGCGTTGTCATACACAGCCGATCGCCGAGTGTCACTTCGAGAACCGCGGACGTCTGA